The following are encoded in a window of Chitinophagaceae bacterium genomic DNA:
- a CDS encoding acyl carrier protein — protein sequence MTNTEIIEKIHEFLIEEFEVEAEKLVPEANLKETLGLDSLDYIDLVVVIESNFAFKVKPEDFTNIATFGDFCDYVISRVNSKEMA from the coding sequence ATGACGAATACAGAAATTATTGAGAAAATTCACGAATTCCTTATCGAGGAATTTGAGGTGGAAGCAGAAAAACTTGTACCCGAAGCCAATTTAAAAGAAACCCTGGGCTTAGACAGTCTGGATTATATCGACCTGGTGGTGGTTATCGAAAGCAATTTTGCCTTTAAGGTCAAACCCGAAGATTTTACCAACATAGCCACTTTCGGGGATTTTTGCGACTACGTGATCTCCCGTGTGAATTCTAAAGAAATGGCATAA
- a CDS encoding beta-ketoacyl-[acyl-carrier-protein] synthase family protein — translation MNRVVITGMGIYSCIGKNLEEVRDSLYKGRSGIILDPVRKEYGYRSGLTGYVDKPDLKGKLDRRARIMLPEQGEYAYLATIEALANAGIDADHIQANEIGILYGNDSSGKAVIEADDIIREKKDTTLVGSGAVFQTMNSTVTMNLATIFKLRGINFTISAACASGSHSIGLGYHFIKTGLQDCIICGGAQEINHLSMGTFDALSAFSIRESDPTRASRPFDRDRDGLIPSGGAATVILESLESAQKRGAKILGEVIGYGFSSNGGHISNPTVEGPVRSLHRALKDAGIDAKEIDYINAHATSTPAGDASEARAIDEVFGQYKPLVSSTKSMTGHECWMAGASEIVYSLLMMQNSFVAPNINFENPDEDSAKLNIAKSAIEKDIVVFLSNSFGFGGTNSSLIIRKLN, via the coding sequence ATGAACAGGGTAGTTATAACAGGCATGGGTATTTATTCCTGCATAGGAAAGAACCTCGAAGAGGTAAGGGACTCGCTGTACAAAGGAAGGTCCGGTATCATACTCGACCCGGTGCGTAAAGAGTATGGTTACCGTTCGGGGCTGACCGGCTATGTAGATAAACCCGACCTGAAAGGAAAATTAGACCGGCGGGCACGTATCATGCTGCCTGAGCAGGGGGAATATGCGTACCTGGCCACCATCGAAGCGTTGGCAAATGCCGGTATTGATGCCGATCATATCCAGGCGAACGAGATCGGGATCTTATATGGTAACGACAGTTCGGGCAAAGCGGTGATAGAAGCGGATGATATCATCCGGGAGAAAAAAGATACCACGCTGGTAGGCTCGGGAGCGGTTTTTCAAACCATGAACTCGACCGTGACCATGAACCTGGCAACCATCTTTAAACTGAGGGGTATAAATTTTACGATCAGTGCAGCCTGTGCCAGCGGGTCTCATTCCATAGGCCTTGGTTATCACTTTATAAAAACGGGTTTACAGGATTGTATCATTTGCGGGGGCGCCCAGGAGATAAACCATTTATCCATGGGAACCTTTGATGCCCTCTCTGCATTTTCGATCCGGGAATCGGATCCAACCCGTGCCTCCCGCCCGTTTGACCGGGACCGGGATGGATTGATCCCCAGCGGAGGTGCTGCAACGGTTATACTGGAAAGCCTGGAGTCGGCACAAAAAAGAGGGGCGAAGATCCTGGGCGAAGTGATCGGTTATGGGTTCTCATCCAATGGCGGCCATATTTCAAACCCAACCGTTGAGGGTCCGGTCCGGTCATTGCACAGGGCATTGAAAGACGCCGGGATAGATGCAAAGGAAATTGATTATATAAATGCACATGCCACATCAACGCCGGCGGGCGATGCCAGCGAGGCAAGGGCGATTGATGAAGTTTTTGGGCAGTACAAACCGTTGGTAAGTTCAACAAAATCCATGACCGGCCATGAATGCTGGATGGCGGGGGCCAGTGAGATCGTTTATTCATTGCTCATGATGCAAAACTCCTTTGTGGCGCCCAATATCAATTTTGAGAACCCGGATGAGGATTCGGCCAAACTCAATATTGCAAAAAGTGCCATAGAAAAAGATATAGTTGTATTTTTGTCCAACTCTTTTGGATTCGGAGGAACGAATTCCTCCCTGATCATCCGAAAACTGAATTAA
- the fabG gene encoding 3-oxoacyl-ACP reductase FabG, with amino-acid sequence MKFALVTGGSRGIGRAVCIELAGMGYNVLINYRSNETEALQTLALVKEKGMDGEIIRFDVSDKEQINSKLGGWMEANEDKVIEVLVNNAGLRDDGLMMWMKDEQWDRVVNTSLDGFFYVTRLVVNSMLMKKYGRIINIVSLSGIKGMAGQVNYSAAKAGVIGATKALAQEIARKGITVNAVAPGFIKTDMTSDLNENELKAMIPVKRFGSPEEVAKTVGFLASQGASYITGEVISVNGGLYT; translated from the coding sequence ATGAAATTTGCATTAGTAACGGGAGGTTCAAGAGGTATTGGAAGGGCTGTTTGTATTGAATTGGCCGGGATGGGATATAATGTGCTCATCAATTACAGATCGAATGAAACGGAAGCATTGCAAACCCTTGCCCTTGTAAAAGAGAAAGGGATGGATGGAGAGATCATCCGGTTTGATGTTTCGGACAAGGAACAGATAAACAGCAAACTGGGCGGCTGGATGGAAGCCAATGAAGATAAAGTGATCGAAGTGCTGGTGAATAATGCCGGCTTACGGGACGACGGGCTGATGATGTGGATGAAAGATGAACAATGGGACCGGGTGGTAAACACCAGTCTTGACGGGTTCTTTTATGTTACCCGGTTGGTGGTGAACAGTATGCTGATGAAAAAATATGGCCGTATCATTAATATTGTTTCCCTTTCGGGCATAAAGGGAATGGCGGGGCAAGTCAATTATTCCGCGGCCAAAGCCGGCGTGATAGGCGCCACCAAGGCCCTGGCACAGGAGATAGCCCGGAAGGGGATCACCGTGAATGCGGTGGCGCCGGGATTTATTAAGACAGATATGACCAGTGACCTGAATGAGAATGAACTGAAGGCCATGATACCGGTAAAACGGTTTGGTTCACCCGAAGAAGTGGCAAAAACGGTTGGGTTCCTGGCTTCACAAGGGGCTTCTTATATAACCGGGGAAGTTATTTCTGTGAATGGCGGGTTGTATACCTGA